The segment ATTTACATTCCGCTGCCGGACGAGGATTCACGTCTCAATATCTTCAAGGCCGCCTTGAGGAAGTCTCCTATTGCTAAAGATGTAGACATCAACGCTCTCGCTAAGTACACACAGGGATTCAGTGGTGCTGATATCACTGAGATTTGCCAGAGGGCTTGCAAATACGCCATCAGAGAAAATATCGAGAAGGTCAGAGATCATTCATCATGCTTGCTAAATCTCTAACTGAAATTGCTAGGGGGTCGCCAATGATTAAATTAGCTCTTTGGTTTTTGTTTCAGGACAttgagaaggagaagaggaggagcGAGAACCCAGAAGCCATGGAGGAAGATGGAGTGGATGAAGTATCAGAGATAAAAGCTGCACACTTTGAGGAGTCGATGAAGTACGCACGCAGGAGTGTGAGTGATGCAGACATCAGGAAATACCAAGCCTTTGCTCAGACGCTGCAGCAGTCTAGAGGGTTTGGTTCCGAGTTCAGGTTCGAGACTAATGCTGGTTCAGGTGCAACCACTGGAGTCGCTGATCCTTTTGCCACGTCTGCAGCTGCTGCTGCGGACGATGATGATCTCTACAATTAGTGATCAAGTTTATCATACTCTGTTATTTAAGTTTTCAGTCGGATTCTCTCTTGCTTCTGGATACCTTGTGTTTCTTTAAGTTATCAGAATTATGTTGGTGCTTTTAATCAATGTTCTCAGTTGACTCTCTCTTGTTCATTTTCACTGACTACCATTTTCAATGATCTGAGTTGACTCCTTGTTCATTCTTACTGATTACTAAATGTTCTGCTTGACCAATGGTAGTTTACTGTAATCGTTACCCGTGGTCATTTCACAACAAGTCTTAggtaaaaaaaacttgtttattAATCAACAACGCTCAAGCCATAGTTCAAAGTAGTAGTCatactgaaaaaaaaacaaagatgaacATTAACTTTTAAAAGTACTACTGTCTTGTTCAAATTTAAAACACTCAAATCTTTAACCTTCAGCGCCTAGTCCACGTGCTCTAGGACGTCTGACAGCGACCAACGGATTGACTATGCCTTGTGACTCTCTTCCCAAACCAGAGCCATCCACAAAACCCATTCTCGCCATCATCCTCGAACCGAAACCTGTTGTGTGCTGCTCAAAGGCTCCCAATCTTTTGTCTCTAATTCTTCCTGAGCCAGAGCCACCACTGTCATGGGAGACGCGTTTCCCAGAGGAAGAAGATCTGTTCCTTTTAGCGTTATTGCTTGATGGACTTGCCTCGTCGGTATCAATGGAGAAATCCAGACCTAAACCAAGTGATTTCGGACGTTGAATAGCTTCTATTGGCTGTGCTATCCCCTTACCCTCCTTTCCTAGACCGCCTCCTTCTATGAATCCCATTTTTGCCATCATTTTAGATCCAAAGCCTCTGGTGTGCACCTCGAATGCTCCAATATCTGCTCCACTAGAGGCTCCCGGAGTAGCTTCAGCCACTTGTTTTGCATCGTTGACATCAAAAGAGGTCTTTGCCACAGCGATCTCCGAATCAATAACACCACATGACACAAACGAAACAGGCTGCTCAGCATATGAACTCTTCTTCCCGCTGCTTTTGTTTCTCTCCCGTTCTTCTTTAGTAGGTCGCTTTTTGGCTGAGTCTTTTACTCTCTTCCTCTCTAAACCTCCAGATTTACCCTTTACCCCTCCGGTCACagcaaagtcctcttcctcgtCTCCTGCTCCTATAAGCTTCTCAATGCGAACCTTATCGCTAGCAGATGGCATACACGTCTGATACGTTCGAGTCACCGTCACAAAGCTTTTCTTTCCAGAGCCAGTGCAGCTACTAGATAAGCGGTACACATCTGCTAATCGTCTCACCTGAGAGCAATCTCGGTTATGCATTCGCTGGAAACAGTGCATGTCCACTTTGTCCAGAACAAAACGCTCTAACTGGATGTTTATATCAGCAAGATCAACACCACGCTGCAGCATTCTCTCACGACGCTTCAAAGCAATGTACTCTTTGCgatgtttcttcttctcaccaGGAAAGGTACGAGAATGCTTGCTCTTTTGTGCCCCTGAAGGCCAAGACTGTGGAAGAAACTTagtcttcttattcttcttcccCGAAAGACTTCTTGGATCCTTCACAAACATAAGATCATCCATTGTAGCCTTACCATGCCCAGAGTAATGACTTATTGTCAACTTCTTCTTCCCATACTCCATTGACGCCTTCTGTAAAGCAAAACCAGTCAACTTCTTccctgtcttcttcttctcagcaGAAGAATCACTTCCAGACAAATCCAGTTGATCTAACGACTCTTCTGCCAACCAATGAGCATCCAACATATTCTCACTCCCACCAATACCTTCCAAGTAATCCTTCGCAACAGCGTCATCAATCTCGTTATCACTTCCAAACATATCCTCCGAGCTTTCACTCTCATCAGATGACTCACTCTCTTCAGATCCAGtgcttccttcttcttcttcttctccaccacTCTCTTCACCATCATCGTCAGATATATCTTCAGTGTAAAGCTTCATCCCTCCTATAGAAATGAACCCCGAATTCCTCTTCGACGGTTTCACTTTCACAACATCAGGCATAGCTTCATCTTCACTTGCAGCAGCCTCTCCACCAGTTTCTTCATCTCCCAATGCCTTTGAAAGactaccacttggtgcagcatCAGAATCAAAGCCAAGTCCTTTATGTGAGCCGTCGGCGTCATCACCACCCAAAACAAAActcggttcgtattcgtactcaTAACTTACCTTAACCACTTCTTTCGATGTCGATGAAGTAGAAGGCGCCTGATCATCAAGATACGCAACGATCTGCGTCGCGTCTGTCTTCTTCCCCAGCAGTAACTGATTCGATCCAAGTTCATCCATTTGATGATCACCACCACCATCGACGCCCGAAGGATACTGATAGGCGTAGCTTTGACCAGTGCATTTCCTCAGAAACCCACTCGTGGCTGCACGATCTGAGCTTCCGGGCTGCTTCTTCGATCCTTTCCCGGAAGAGCTTCTTCCGCGAGACGGCGTCGAAAAGGAATGATCTTTAGGGAAATCGGCTAGAGAACCTCCTTCCACGAACAGAGTGTTGGTAGTACGTCGGCGACGACCGCCGGAGGAAGAACCCGCCGCGGAATTGGAGTTTGTCCTCGCGCGGTGTCCCGGAGATCTGGATTTGCTTTTCCCGGAACCACCACCGCCGCCGCTTGATCTTCTCTTGCCACCGCCTCTCATAATCTTAACTCCAgaaagaaaaccctaattcgAGGGAAGACGATGAAGGAgaagtaaagaagaaaaaaaatgagatCTAGTTCTTATTGGTTCTTCCCCGAAACTGCTGGGCCACGTTAACGAAAACGATGGGTTTCGTGTCGTTTTACTCTCCCAGAGGAGGAATCAAATGTTTGGATATACTCTCTCTTGGGACAGGCccagtatatatattattattaccaAACACAAGTTCAGTTGTATTATCCAATTCCAGACAATGGCCGGACCGGAGAAGAACAAACCCTCTCTCTCAGACCGTCGTGTTCACAAAACGACGCCATTTTAACATTATGCACTCTGCTTTGATCCCTTTCGAAACATTTTTAATCCTATTCTGAGAGAGGATATTGCAGTGtctgttaccaaacaaaaagtttttttttttttggttttcattcccttatttattttgttatccaCAAATCGCCGGTGAGACGATAATAAACACATAGAGAGAGCGACGGACGGAGAGAAGAAATGGAGAAGTATTTTGGAAATGCGTACAGGGGAGATCCAGGAGTGCCGCACGCAGATGCTGATAGGTTCGTGAACATATGGATTGGTTCGGCTGCCTTCTCTGCTCTCACCTGGGTCAATCCTTACATGTGGCAGCTCTCCAACCAGTTCAAGTATTAACTCTTTTATACTCTTTatgtatctctctctctctcttgaacAATCTCTCGATTCGAAAGTTTGTggcttttttgttttctgtgtGTTTGGTTTTTCTCTGAGTGCGAGTGTTTTGGTGCGTCTGGATTGGCTTCTTTTTTCATGTGCTTGCTTCTCTGACTTACTCTAGCGAAGGCATATAGCTCTTGATTCTGTTGGGTTAGAGGAAAGTTTGAGACTTTGGTTCCTTTTAGACGAAACTGAATggacttgttgttgttgttaccaTAGGTAAGGCATAGTAAAACGTCAGCGTTTTTTTGGGTCTTATGGAGGCTGTAACTTCGTAGTAGTCTCCTCTCGTTTGTTTCTTTCACTTGTATGATAACATGATTTAGTTCACGATAGTTTGTTTCCTCTCTTCATAAGGCTTTGAcgctttgtattttttttttcttccaaatgTTTGAGTCTTGTACTTGTTCTCTCATACTCTCTAATTTTGCAGTTATCATGATAAGTGGATGCTCTTTGAGCAGTACCACTGGAAAAAAGCAAGGGCAAAGAAGCAGCCTTACGAATTCAAGGTTCACACTTTACCCCCCAATAActgaattatttgtttttttttttcctgataGATTTACATGTTTGACAACTAAGTGTTTGTTTGGTTCTTGTCTTTGTTCATCAGTGGAATAAGATACCGAAAGAAGTCAGGGACTCGTATTATTACAactggcctgtctacttccctTAGATGAAAGCCTCTCCCTTGCAATCTTTTCAGCTTGCCTTGTCGAACTTATTAAGAATGTAACTCTGTTTGCTTCTCGTTCTGTTCCTTTTCTGTTGGATTTTAAGTTTGGTCTGTACTTGATCACTCAACTATCCTCTTCTAGATGAAACTCTTATGGCAAGATTGAAACACTCTTCTTTTACGTACAGAAACCAGAATCTGTCATTGTCATGATTGAGCAACACACTGTTGAAATCTCCTGACAATTGTCTTTTGAACAAGTTGAAATATTGAAGTTTCAATGTTGGGAATACAGTTGCTTTGACAATCCTCGTAGGTTTTTAAGAGGGTACGCAAAGTGTTTTGACAGATCTGTCGGTGTTACCTAGCAAATAGCTCAAATCTTAGGGAGAAAAATGCATTCACTTAAAAATGCAACTATGGGGAGATAACAAGCTGCTTATGAAAACCAGTAACAGAACCAGCACAATGTAACTATTTGTAAATGTGATCATTAACATGAATGATTAGTTAATTCTTGTAATAAAAAGAATCTCAAATTAACTAATGATTCCTTACAAATAACGAAATCATAGTCACTATCCTTTCCTACTTTCTTGTAGGATCTTCTGTAATTCTTCTGGCTGACAGAGAATGGTGAGAGGTCCTCTACGTTGAAACCCAAACTCCTCTCTCGCCTGTTCAAGCAGTTTCCTGAACTCAGGTTTGTACAACTCTTGAAGCTCCAGAACAAACCTCACAGCCCTCTCTCCTTTAACCGCAATCACTGCCACATGCCCTTCTTTAACATCACTAGGAACAATTGTTGCACCATTACCCTCTTCCTCAAACTCACCATAATCTTCAACCCTCTTGCAGAATCTTGTGAATACGCAGCAAGTTTGTAGCTTTCTTATGAGAAGCTTCAACTTCTTGCACATTCTCAAAATCTTGTGAAGAGGAGGAAGCAAACAGTAAGAAGTAAAGCTCTGGTGGGttttctctgcttcttctttggTGGAGTTGTTGCATTGTTTTGGATGAGAGGGTCTAGTTTTTATATAGACGTATCATGGTTAGGACTAAGGAGGTTACCAAGAAGTTTCTTGATCAACAGCATTTAATGCAGTTCCttatttgtgtgtttctttctttgttctCCTGGGAATACTGGGGCCTGATGAGAACACGGTTTAGCAGCCCAAATAGAAGCTCTCTTTCTCTGTAACTTCCTTTTAAATCTCTcttttaatctttatttttctttgtaaagaTTCTAATATATTCATCAAAGAATTAGACAAAATGTGTAGTGTAACAAGTAAGGTAACCTATACAAAAGGGatatgactttttttttttggaaacacaaAAGGGATATATGACTATATTTAGGTTTGGATGTATACAAACTTTTTCCAGTGAAAGTGTGAAACTCAGACATCTTGAAGTACAGGCTGGATTTGTATCAGGTGTAGtcaatagtttaataaaaaaagtaagACATACCGTATTACCTGTACAtatgaaagaagagaagagatttGTCATTATCATCTAGAGAATCGAGTAGAGTAGTGAGTCGTATGTTTTTGTCAACCACCTCGTGCTCTGGTCTGTACTGTACGGTATCATTAATTGCTTGTTCAAACTTTCTATAAGCACCGTCCCGTGTCCCGTACCTTACGACTTATATAACCCTGTAACAGGGTTCGATTCTCCTTAAGGGCCCCATCAGACTCATTTGTATTATCACAAACATATAAAGATTGAATACTATGTGCACCAACATGGATTTGAATTTGTGCAAGTGAGACCGTGAGAGAATTTGTTACGTTAAGTAGTCGTCAGTAACATCCATAATACAAGtatacaaccaaaaaaaaaaaaccttatgATTTATTAGGCGATTGGGTAATACAAGTATACAACTTGATTCTTTAGACATTTGATTACACAAACACATTTTAAAATCTAGGGACTTGAACTAAGGCATGGCTTTCGTAAAGAAAATGTTGCACATATTCTGAATGCACGTGTATAAACAATATGTCATTCGCCCCGTCCAAAGACATTATAGTAAGAGAGGTATACGcagttataataatttatgtaaaattatagtTACTTCAAAAATGTTGCACATATTCTGAATGCACGTGTATAAACAATATGTCGTTCGCCCCGTCCAAAGACATTATAACAAGAGAGGTATACgcagttataataatttttgtaaaactatagttacttaaaaaaacttaatctatattttaatgATACTTTTTAGATTATAGTTTATCAGTATAAAAACCTAAAATAATCATTTGTAAggtgtttttatatgttttgaaattttgaaatttatattattcaGACTTATTTAATtgtattataattaattatttattaaccGACTTTagttaaaatacattaaaataatgaaagttatttattatttacCTCAACGAATTGATTAACATAACATTTGCCGAATGAACATATTTAATGGAGATTAtacacatataaattttataatctgaaggtttaattattatttttcattcattcaaaatacaattcaaagttttaattatatacagCAAAAGTATAAGtatctacaaaaaaatattttttaaattctaagtTGACGTGAACcttttacatatttttcattatgttattagtttaattttttatcaacgataatactatatttagaaaattagaaATTGAACAATACATTTCAATTCAATCATGAAATATAAGTTAAAGAAAGAAATACATTTTTACAGTTTTACCATATTTGgataatttttcattatattttt is part of the Raphanus sativus cultivar WK10039 chromosome 5, ASM80110v3, whole genome shotgun sequence genome and harbors:
- the LOC108861685 gene encoding uncharacterized protein LOC108861685 produces the protein MRGGGKRRSSGGGGGSGKSKSRSPGHRARTNSNSAAGSSSGGRRRRTTNTLFVEGGSLADFPKDHSFSTPSRGRSSSGKGSKKQPGSSDRAATSGFLRKCTGQSYAYQYPSGVDGGGDHQMDELGSNQLLLGKKTDATQIVAYLDDQAPSTSSTSKEVVKVSYEYEYEPSFVLGGDDADGSHKGLGFDSDAAPSGSLSKALGDEETGGEAAASEDEAMPDVVKVKPSKRNSGFISIGGMKLYTEDISDDDGEESGGEEEEEGSTGSEESESSDESESSEDMFGSDNEIDDAVAKDYLEGIGGSENMLDAHWLAEESLDQLDLSGSDSSAEKKKTGKKLTGFALQKASMEYGKKKLTISHYSGHGKATMDDLMFVKDPRSLSGKKNKKTKFLPQSWPSGAQKSKHSRTFPGEKKKHRKEYIALKRRERMLQRGVDLADINIQLERFVLDKVDMHCFQRMHNRDCSQVRRLADVYRLSSSCTGSGKKSFVTVTRTYQTCMPSASDKVRIEKLIGAGDEEEDFAVTGGVKGKSGGLERKRVKDSAKKRPTKEERERNKSSGKKSSYAEQPVSFVSCGVIDSEIAVAKTSFDVNDAKQVAEATPGASSGADIGAFEVHTRGFGSKMMAKMGFIEGGGLGKEGKGIAQPIEAIQRPKSLGLGLDFSIDTDEASPSSNNAKRNRSSSSGKRVSHDSGGSGSGRIRDKRLGAFEQHTTGFGSRMMARMGFVDGSGLGRESQGIVNPLVAVRRPRARGLGAEG
- the LOC108857427 gene encoding uncharacterized protein LOC108857427; amino-acid sequence: MEKYFGNAYRGDPGVPHADADRFVNIWIGSAAFSALTWVNPYMWQLSNQFNYHDKWMLFEQYHWKKARAKKQPYEFKWNKIPKEVRDSYYYNWPVYFP
- the LOC108839072 gene encoding protein SMALL AUXIN UP-REGULATED RNA 51-like; translation: MCKKLKLLIRKLQTCCVFTRFCKRVEDYGEFEEEGNGATIVPSDVKEGHVAVIAVKGERAVRFVLELQELYKPEFRKLLEQAREEFGFQRRGPLTILCQPEELQKILQESRKG